The following coding sequences lie in one Streptomyces xiamenensis genomic window:
- a CDS encoding terpene synthase family protein: MASAHLLPPAPLPFTARRHPHARRMAETARQWAERFALIRGEEQARALARGGPATLAAVMLPDAAEPRAELAACWMTWTFFLDDQYEEGSGGTDRAWSATTGAVRSVLAGGDPPPASPPLILALADLVARLRALASPHWQHRFAGHMSDALAAVRREIELRNAGVPPTLEEYRVLRRDTSGFVPTLDILELCHHAELPPDVYDSPAYQDVLAAAIDVNTWTNDLYSLEKEVACGMVTNLVLVLEHERGLGRDAARRAVRALIEERSADLLRALRRLPPGTAAVNRCATALTSVVAGWLHWHATGTDRYTVAQSPDPGRPPAPGRPTASG, encoded by the coding sequence GTGGCATCTGCCCACCTCCTCCCGCCGGCCCCGCTGCCCTTCACGGCCCGCCGCCACCCCCACGCACGGCGGATGGCGGAGACCGCCCGGCAGTGGGCCGAGCGGTTCGCGCTGATCCGGGGCGAGGAACAGGCCCGCGCCCTGGCCCGCGGCGGCCCGGCCACCCTCGCCGCCGTGATGCTGCCGGACGCCGCCGAGCCCCGCGCCGAGCTGGCCGCCTGCTGGATGACCTGGACCTTCTTCCTCGACGATCAGTACGAGGAGGGCTCGGGCGGCACCGACCGCGCCTGGTCGGCGACCACCGGCGCCGTACGCTCCGTGCTGGCCGGCGGCGATCCGCCCCCCGCCTCCCCGCCGCTGATCCTCGCCCTGGCCGACCTGGTCGCCCGGCTGCGGGCCCTCGCCTCCCCCCACTGGCAGCACCGGTTCGCCGGACACATGAGCGACGCGCTGGCCGCCGTACGCCGCGAGATCGAACTGAGGAACGCCGGGGTCCCGCCCACCCTGGAGGAGTACCGGGTACTGCGCCGCGACACCAGCGGATTCGTCCCCACCCTCGACATCCTGGAGCTGTGCCACCACGCCGAACTGCCGCCGGACGTCTACGACTCACCCGCCTACCAGGACGTGCTGGCCGCCGCCATCGACGTCAACACCTGGACGAATGACCTGTACTCCCTGGAGAAGGAGGTCGCCTGCGGCATGGTCACCAATCTGGTGCTGGTGCTGGAGCACGAGCGCGGCCTGGGGCGGGACGCCGCCCGGCGGGCCGTACGCGCCCTGATCGAGGAGCGGTCCGCCGATCTGCTGCGGGCCCTGCGCCGGCTGCCGCCCGGAACCGCCGCCGTCAACCGCTGCGCCACGGCCCTCACCTCCGTGGTGGCCGGGTGGCTGCACTGGCACGCGACCGGCACCGACCGCTACACGGTGGCGCAGTCCCCGGACCCCGGCCGGCCGCCGGCGCCGGGCCGCCCCACCGCGTCCGGCTGA
- the pyk gene encoding pyruvate kinase, with protein MRRSKIVCTLGPAVDSYEQLKALIDAGMNVARFNFSHGSHQEHEERYHRVRKASEDTGVAVGVLADLQGPKIRLETFADGPVELERGDEFTITTEDVPGDKTICGTTYKGLPGDVAKGETILINDGNVSLQVLEVDGPRVRTIVIEGGVISDHKGINLPGIAVNVPALSEKDIEDLEFALRLGVDMVALSFVRDADDVRDVHEVMDRVGRRVPVIAKVEKPQAVENMEAVVLAFDAVMVARGDLAVEYPLEKVPLVQKRLIEMCRRNAKPVIVATQMMESMITNSRPTRAEASDVANAILDGADAVMLSAESSVGRYPVETVKTMSKIAIAAEEQLLARGLQPLVPGKKPRTQGGSVARAACEMADFLDGKSLVAFTKSGDTARRLSRYRAAQPILAFTTEPSTRNQLTLTWGVETYVVPWVSHTDEMVELVDAELLKLNRYHRGDTMIITAGSPPGVAGSTNMVRVHHLGGQQGV; from the coding sequence ATGCGCCGTTCCAAAATCGTCTGCACCCTGGGCCCCGCTGTCGACTCCTATGAGCAGCTCAAGGCGCTCATCGACGCCGGTATGAATGTGGCCCGTTTCAACTTCAGCCACGGGAGCCACCAGGAGCACGAGGAGCGGTACCACCGCGTACGCAAGGCGAGCGAGGACACCGGCGTCGCCGTCGGCGTCCTCGCCGACCTCCAGGGCCCCAAGATCCGCCTGGAGACCTTCGCGGACGGCCCCGTCGAGCTGGAGCGCGGGGACGAGTTCACGATCACCACCGAGGACGTCCCCGGTGACAAGACCATCTGCGGCACCACCTACAAGGGGCTGCCCGGGGACGTCGCCAAGGGTGAGACCATCCTCATCAACGACGGCAACGTCTCGCTCCAGGTGCTGGAGGTGGACGGCCCGCGGGTGCGGACCATCGTGATCGAGGGCGGGGTGATCTCCGACCACAAGGGGATCAACCTCCCGGGCATCGCGGTGAACGTCCCGGCGCTGTCCGAGAAGGACATCGAGGACCTGGAGTTCGCGCTGCGGCTCGGCGTCGACATGGTGGCGCTGTCCTTCGTGCGCGACGCCGACGACGTGCGGGACGTCCACGAGGTCATGGACCGGGTGGGCCGCCGGGTTCCGGTCATCGCCAAGGTGGAGAAGCCGCAGGCGGTGGAGAACATGGAGGCGGTCGTTCTCGCCTTCGACGCCGTGATGGTGGCCCGCGGCGACCTCGCCGTGGAATATCCGCTGGAGAAGGTGCCGCTGGTGCAGAAGCGGCTCATCGAGATGTGCCGCCGCAACGCCAAGCCGGTGATCGTCGCGACCCAGATGATGGAGTCGATGATCACCAACTCGCGGCCGACCCGCGCGGAGGCCTCCGACGTCGCCAACGCGATCCTGGACGGCGCGGACGCGGTGATGCTCTCGGCCGAGTCCTCGGTGGGCCGGTACCCGGTCGAGACCGTCAAGACGATGTCGAAGATCGCGATCGCGGCCGAGGAGCAGCTGCTCGCCCGTGGCCTGCAGCCGCTGGTGCCCGGCAAGAAGCCCCGTACCCAGGGTGGTTCGGTGGCCCGCGCGGCCTGCGAGATGGCGGACTTCCTGGACGGCAAGTCGCTGGTGGCCTTCACCAAGTCCGGCGACACCGCGCGCCGGCTCTCCCGCTACCGGGCGGCGCAGCCGATCCTGGCCTTCACCACCGAGCCCTCGACCCGCAACCAGCTGACGCTGACCTGGGGTGTGGAGACCTATGTGGTGCCGTGGGTGAGCCACACGGACGAGATGGTGGAACTGGTGGACGCGGAGCTGCTGAAGCTGAACCGCTATCACCGCGGCGACACCATGATCATCACCGCCGGTTCGCCTCCCGGGGTGGCCGGCAGCACCAACATGGTGCGGGTGCACCACCTGGGTGGTCAGCAGGGCGTCTGA
- a CDS encoding DUF6114 domain-containing protein, with protein sequence MSTTTQGEIQTSRLARARVAFRHWRWRRPFWAGLFTTLAGLPIVYFPYATVTIADLTIRMATTAGAGSLVIGVLLIVLGQTMWFQPHSRIFAGVASIMLVLVSLVVSNVGGFLLGYLLGLIGGGMSIAWAPGEPAQEHEPGAAPGSAVPGTRPAGPPAATVPSRTRNAAPDPAPVPAAPAATTPEAVPGTGSALAGFAGQATERGTDPEKGESRAE encoded by the coding sequence ATGAGCACCACCACCCAGGGAGAGATTCAGACGTCGCGCCTGGCCAGGGCCAGAGTGGCCTTCCGGCACTGGCGCTGGCGCCGCCCGTTCTGGGCCGGGCTGTTCACGACGCTCGCGGGGCTGCCGATCGTCTACTTCCCGTACGCGACGGTCACCATCGCGGATCTGACCATCCGCATGGCCACCACGGCCGGGGCCGGTTCGCTGGTCATCGGGGTGTTGCTGATCGTGCTGGGCCAGACCATGTGGTTCCAGCCGCACTCCCGGATATTCGCCGGCGTGGCCTCCATCATGCTGGTGCTGGTCTCGCTGGTGGTCTCCAACGTCGGCGGCTTCCTGCTCGGTTATCTGCTGGGGCTGATCGGCGGCGGGATGAGCATCGCCTGGGCACCGGGAGAACCGGCGCAGGAGCACGAACCCGGGGCCGCCCCGGGCAGCGCTGTCCCGGGCACGCGCCCGGCCGGCCCGCCGGCCGCCACCGTGCCGTCCCGGACACGGAACGCCGCACCGGACCCCGCGCCGGTGCCGGCCGCACCCGCAGCGACCACGCCGGAGGCGGTCCCCGGAACGGGCAGCGCGCTCGCCGGTTTCGCCGGACAGGCCACGGAGCGGGGGACGGACCCGGAGAAGGGGGAAAGCCGTGCCGAGTGA
- a CDS encoding cytochrome P450 has protein sequence MTVVASLPLAPGALPLLGHAVPLVRRPLDFVSSLPAHGGLVRIRMGTRSVVMVCDPQLTRQVLLNDSVFDKGGPLFERGREVAGNSLLSCPHDMHRRQRRLCQPAFHTDRFPGYNVAFADLAENLAKSWQDRQIVDVTEALTRLTAEVAVETMFARSLPASIASQILDDFIILSEGIFRRAVTPSTLNRLPVPANRRYRRALTRLKSTVFEIIAARRSATTDHGDLLSSLANAVDPDSKGGRYSLSDEELVDQVIIFLYAGSDTTAAAVAWALHLLAQRTDLDILLYEEARKALRDTPLVLVDPNSLEMANRVLAESLRMYPPAWLTTRTVASDTELGGVVLPAGTIVGYSPYLVHRLPDLYKEPDTFDPDRWLSPPADRSAYIPFGAGARKCIGDRFGMAQAALILTAIISRWRLIPAGGRPVRAAAKVTLMPKGLHMRVLARERPY, from the coding sequence GTGACAGTTGTAGCCTCTCTCCCCCTCGCCCCGGGCGCCCTGCCGCTGCTCGGGCACGCCGTGCCGCTGGTGCGCCGTCCGCTGGACTTCGTCTCCTCGCTGCCCGCGCACGGCGGCCTGGTCCGGATCCGGATGGGTACCCGCTCGGTGGTCATGGTGTGCGATCCCCAGCTCACCCGGCAGGTCCTGCTGAACGACAGCGTCTTCGACAAGGGGGGCCCGCTGTTCGAGCGGGGCCGTGAGGTGGCGGGCAACAGCCTGCTGAGCTGCCCGCACGACATGCACCGCCGCCAGCGCCGGCTGTGCCAGCCGGCCTTCCACACGGACCGGTTCCCCGGCTACAACGTGGCGTTCGCCGATCTCGCCGAGAACCTGGCCAAGTCCTGGCAGGACCGGCAGATCGTGGACGTCACCGAGGCGCTGACCCGGCTGACGGCCGAGGTCGCGGTGGAGACGATGTTCGCCCGCTCGCTGCCGGCGTCCATCGCCTCGCAGATCCTGGACGACTTCATCATCCTGAGCGAGGGCATCTTCCGGCGGGCCGTCACCCCGTCCACGCTCAACCGGCTGCCGGTGCCGGCCAACCGACGCTACCGGCGGGCGCTGACCCGGCTGAAGAGCACGGTCTTCGAGATCATCGCCGCCCGCCGCTCGGCCACCACCGACCACGGCGATCTGCTGTCCTCCCTCGCCAACGCCGTGGACCCCGACAGCAAGGGCGGGCGCTACTCGCTGTCGGATGAGGAACTCGTCGACCAGGTGATCATCTTCCTGTACGCGGGCTCCGACACCACCGCCGCCGCCGTCGCCTGGGCGCTGCATCTGCTCGCCCAGCGCACCGACCTGGACATCCTGCTGTACGAGGAGGCCCGCAAGGCGCTGCGCGACACCCCGCTGGTACTGGTGGACCCCAACAGCCTGGAGATGGCCAACCGGGTGCTCGCGGAGAGCCTGCGGATGTACCCGCCGGCCTGGCTGACCACCCGCACCGTGGCCAGCGACACCGAGCTGGGCGGGGTGGTGCTGCCGGCCGGGACGATCGTCGGATACAGCCCGTACCTGGTGCACCGGCTGCCCGACCTGTACAAGGAGCCGGACACCTTCGACCCGGACCGCTGGCTGTCGCCGCCCGCCGACCGCAGCGCGTACATCCCGTTCGGGGCGGGCGCCCGCAAGTGCATCGGGGACCGCTTCGGGATGGCGCAGGCCGCGCTGATCCTCACCGCGATCATCTCGCGCTGGCGGCTGATCCCGGCCGGCGGGCGCCCGGTGCGTGCCGCCGCCAAGGTGACGCTCATGCCGAAGGGCCTGCACATGCGCGTCCTGGCCCGCGAACGCCCGTACTGA
- a CDS encoding squalene/phytoene synthase family protein encodes MTAALLEAHRAIRKYSTTWYVPVTTMPAGLNEALSSAYLLMRAIDEIEDHPELLPKEKDVLLCGISSVLQERCRPEDFKAVLADTSVPLPEVSLRIGEWAALAPPQIAPRIRETFATMAERMGGWALHGWHIHTERDLDRYTYAVAGTLVLLLSDLWSWYDGTRSDRTLGVGYGRALQAVNIYQDKGEDLGRGVDFWPDGWDAARLRGYAMRELRRADRYLAQLPAHGPAFRFCSRPLAAAWRTVRAGPGP; translated from the coding sequence ATGACCGCTGCTTTGCTGGAAGCGCATCGGGCCATCCGGAAGTACAGCACGACCTGGTACGTGCCGGTGACCACGATGCCGGCGGGACTGAACGAAGCACTTTCATCGGCTTATCTGCTCATGCGGGCCATTGACGAGATCGAGGACCATCCCGAACTCCTCCCCAAGGAGAAGGACGTTCTCCTGTGCGGCATCAGCTCCGTCCTCCAAGAGCGCTGCCGCCCCGAGGACTTCAAGGCCGTGCTCGCCGACACCTCGGTGCCGCTGCCGGAAGTCTCCCTGCGCATCGGTGAGTGGGCGGCACTCGCACCGCCCCAGATCGCGCCCCGCATCCGGGAGACCTTCGCGACGATGGCCGAACGGATGGGCGGCTGGGCGCTGCACGGCTGGCACATCCACACCGAACGGGACCTGGACCGCTACACCTACGCGGTGGCCGGCACCCTCGTCCTGCTGCTGAGCGACCTGTGGAGCTGGTACGACGGCACCCGCTCGGACCGCACCCTGGGCGTCGGCTACGGCCGGGCGCTCCAGGCCGTCAACATCTACCAGGACAAGGGCGAAGACCTGGGCCGGGGCGTGGACTTCTGGCCGGACGGCTGGGACGCGGCCCGGCTGCGCGGGTACGCCATGCGGGAGTTGCGCCGGGCCGATCGCTACCTGGCCCAACTGCCCGCGCACGGGCCCGCGTTCCGCTTCTGCTCACGGCCGCTGGCGGCCGCCTGGCGGACGGTCCGGGCCGGCCCGGGACCCTGA
- a CDS encoding tetratricopeptide repeat protein, translating to MQPRNMSMSGAVDLSAVKAAAEAKQKAEQARAQRAAQPEGQGGAAAGVQLVIDVDEATFEQEVLQRSAEVPVVIDFWAEWCEPCKQLSPVLERLTEEYAGRIVLAKIDVDSNQMLFQQFGVQGIPAVFAVIAGQALPLFQGAAPEQQIRQVLDQLIQAAEERFGIVGAPVAPGEGGEPRPTAPEPPSNPTLAAAHAALDAGDMGGAIRAYENVLADEPANEEARLGLGQARLLDRVQGADAQRVRQEAADRPDDVAAQLAAADLDLVGGHVEDAFGRLVEAVRRTAGEDRDAARVRLLELFEVVGPDDPRVTAARGALARVLF from the coding sequence ATGCAGCCACGCAATATGTCCATGAGCGGAGCCGTCGATCTCTCCGCGGTGAAGGCCGCCGCCGAGGCGAAGCAGAAGGCCGAGCAGGCCAGGGCCCAGCGGGCGGCCCAGCCGGAGGGGCAGGGCGGCGCGGCGGCCGGCGTCCAGCTGGTGATCGATGTCGACGAGGCGACCTTCGAGCAGGAGGTGTTGCAGCGCAGCGCCGAGGTGCCGGTCGTCATCGACTTCTGGGCCGAGTGGTGTGAGCCCTGCAAGCAGCTCAGCCCGGTCCTGGAGCGGCTCACCGAGGAGTACGCGGGCCGGATCGTCCTGGCCAAGATCGATGTCGACAGCAACCAGATGCTGTTCCAGCAGTTCGGGGTGCAGGGCATCCCCGCCGTGTTCGCGGTGATCGCCGGGCAGGCCCTGCCGCTGTTCCAGGGGGCGGCACCCGAGCAGCAGATCCGGCAGGTGCTCGATCAGCTGATCCAGGCCGCCGAGGAGCGGTTCGGAATCGTGGGCGCGCCGGTCGCGCCGGGCGAGGGCGGCGAGCCGCGTCCCACCGCCCCGGAGCCGCCGTCCAACCCGACGCTCGCGGCGGCGCACGCCGCCCTGGACGCCGGGGACATGGGCGGCGCGATCCGCGCCTACGAGAATGTGCTGGCCGACGAGCCGGCCAATGAGGAGGCCCGACTGGGCCTGGGCCAGGCCCGGTTGCTGGACCGGGTGCAGGGTGCCGACGCGCAGCGGGTGCGGCAGGAGGCGGCCGACCGGCCGGACGATGTCGCCGCGCAGCTCGCCGCCGCCGATCTGGACCTGGTGGGCGGCCATGTCGAGGACGCCTTCGGGCGGCTGGTGGAGGCCGTGCGGCGTACGGCGGGGGAGGACCGGGACGCGGCGCGGGTCCGTCTCCTCGAACTGTTCGAGGTGGTCGGCCCGGACGATCCTCGGGTCACGGCGGCGCGGGGGGCGCTGGCGCGCGTGCTCTTCTGA
- a CDS encoding DUF418 domain-containing protein translates to MTIVVSPPHAKTADPPSAPSGARLVGVDLARGLAVFGMYAAHVGPDPADGGVGGVLLELTHGRSSALFALLAGFSLILIMGRTAPRTGRDGRQAAVRVLVRAVILLAAGTALTMTGTPVAVILACYGLYFVLALPLYRLGVRALAGIAAAGALLMPQVLFPLQESAREGAWAEQVTALDPLAAISGTDGFLGLLVTGVYPAPTWLPFVVTGMAVARLDLGSARIRGRLAALGAVLAALGYGCSWLALRLPGVMERLTEHAGPTERDLASLWWSDVGGYPSGGTSAWQLVASPHSDTTLSVMGNTGVALLVLALCLTLTGARATWPRRVAAPVCAVGSMSLTAYVLHIGGIGLLGIEELPGSPPGVLAWFVVLMTALAMAWKRFFRRGPLEQLLHSATGVARRVR, encoded by the coding sequence ATGACGATCGTCGTTTCCCCGCCGCACGCGAAAACCGCGGATCCGCCCTCCGCCCCCTCCGGCGCCCGCCTCGTCGGGGTGGATCTCGCCCGCGGCCTCGCGGTGTTCGGCATGTACGCCGCCCACGTCGGCCCGGACCCGGCCGACGGCGGGGTGGGCGGCGTCCTCCTGGAGCTGACCCACGGCCGCTCCTCCGCGCTCTTCGCCCTGCTGGCCGGATTCTCCCTCATCCTCATCATGGGCCGCACCGCCCCCAGAACCGGCCGGGACGGGCGACAGGCCGCCGTCCGCGTCCTGGTCCGGGCCGTGATCCTGCTGGCCGCGGGCACCGCCCTCACCATGACCGGCACCCCGGTGGCGGTCATCCTCGCCTGCTACGGCCTGTACTTCGTCCTGGCGCTGCCGCTGTACCGGCTCGGCGTCCGCGCCCTGGCCGGCATCGCGGCGGCCGGGGCGCTGCTCATGCCGCAAGTGCTCTTCCCACTCCAGGAGTCGGCCCGGGAGGGCGCGTGGGCGGAGCAGGTCACCGCGCTCGACCCGCTCGCCGCGATCAGCGGCACCGACGGCTTTCTCGGCCTGCTGGTCACCGGCGTCTATCCGGCGCCGACCTGGCTGCCGTTCGTCGTCACGGGCATGGCCGTGGCCCGCCTGGACCTCGGCTCCGCACGGATACGCGGGCGGCTGGCGGCGCTGGGCGCGGTCCTGGCGGCGCTCGGGTACGGCTGCTCCTGGCTCGCGCTGCGCCTGCCCGGTGTCATGGAGCGGCTGACCGAGCACGCCGGGCCCACGGAGCGGGACCTCGCCTCCCTGTGGTGGTCGGACGTCGGCGGCTACCCGTCCGGTGGGACCAGCGCCTGGCAGCTGGTGGCCTCGCCGCACAGCGACACCACCCTGTCCGTCATGGGCAACACCGGGGTGGCGCTGCTCGTGCTCGCGCTCTGCCTGACGCTGACCGGCGCGCGGGCGACGTGGCCACGCCGGGTGGCCGCGCCGGTGTGCGCGGTGGGCTCGATGTCGCTGACCGCCTATGTGCTGCACATCGGAGGGATCGGGCTGCTGGGCATCGAGGAGTTGCCGGGTTCGCCGCCGGGGGTGCTCGCCTGGTTCGTCGTGCTGATGACGGCCCTGGCGATGGCGTGGAAACGCTTCTTCCGCCGCGGGCCGCTGGAGCAGTTGCTGCACAGCGCCACCGGGGTGGCCCGCCGGGTGCGCTGA
- a CDS encoding DUF6230 family protein: MESQPRGGTRWKRFGLVMVPSVAATAAIGIAFAQGALAASFAVSGQQFKVTTEVLDGTGFTQYGALDVKHNGERIPVAVSSFDKATITGLCQSVVVPTPLGNITVKLTAGNGSKPVEAQNLFIDISNLDANATFTNIDIGVSVDHTSKGPGPADGDAYVPGSFAQQADRAVLTNIEQTAWATSAGTFKLPGLSLSLHRGKDAECF, translated from the coding sequence ATGGAGTCACAGCCTCGCGGCGGCACCAGATGGAAGCGATTCGGTCTGGTCATGGTGCCGAGCGTGGCCGCCACCGCCGCGATAGGCATCGCGTTCGCCCAGGGGGCGCTCGCGGCGTCATTCGCGGTTTCCGGACAGCAGTTCAAGGTCACCACGGAGGTACTGGACGGCACCGGGTTCACGCAGTACGGAGCGCTGGACGTCAAGCACAACGGAGAGCGCATCCCGGTCGCGGTCTCGTCGTTCGACAAGGCGACGATCACCGGCCTGTGCCAATCCGTCGTGGTGCCCACCCCCTTGGGCAACATCACGGTGAAACTCACGGCGGGCAATGGTTCCAAGCCGGTGGAGGCGCAGAACCTCTTCATCGACATCAGCAATCTGGACGCCAACGCCACGTTCACCAACATCGACATCGGGGTGAGCGTCGACCACACCAGCAAGGGCCCCGGTCCTGCCGACGGTGACGCGTACGTGCCGGGTTCGTTCGCGCAGCAGGCCGACCGTGCCGTGCTGACGAACATCGAGCAGACGGCGTGGGCCACCTCAGCAGGTACCTTCAAGCTGCCAGGGCTCAGCCTGAGCCTGCACCGCGGCAAGGACGCCGAGTGCTTCTGA
- a CDS encoding acyl-CoA mutase large subunit family protein, whose amino-acid sequence MGTHADAIAAGRRRWQDRYDAARKRDADFTTLSGDPVDPVYGPRPGDVYEGFERIGWPGEYPYTRGLHPTGYRGRTWTIRQFAGFGNAEQTNERYRMILAAGGGGLSVAFDMPTLMGRDSDDPRSLGEVGHCGVAIDSAADMEILFRDIPLGEVTTSMTISGPAVPIFCMYIVAAERQGVDPAVLNGTLQTDIFKEYIAQKEWLFQPEPHLRLIGDLMEHCTRTIPAYKPLSVSGYHIREAGATAAQELAYTLADGFGYVELGLSRGLDINTFSSGLSFFFDAHLDFFEEIAKFRAARRIWARWMREVYGATSEKALWLRFHTQTAGVSLTAQQPYNNVVRTAVEALSAVLGGTNSLHTNALDETLALPSERAAEIALRTQQVLMEETGITNVADPLGGSWYVEQLTDRIEADAEKIFEQIRELGAGRAEHPIGPMTSGLLRGIEDGWFTGHIAEAAFQYQRALEKNDKRIVGVNCHTGSVTGELEILRVSHEVEHEQVRVLGARRAARDDAAVRAALAELVRVARTEDNMIEPMLNAVRAEATLGEICGVLKDEWGIYTEPPGF is encoded by the coding sequence ATGGGTACCCACGCCGATGCCATCGCCGCCGGCCGCCGTCGCTGGCAGGACCGGTACGACGCCGCGCGCAAGCGGGACGCCGACTTCACCACCCTCTCCGGCGACCCCGTCGACCCCGTCTACGGCCCCCGTCCGGGTGACGTCTACGAGGGGTTCGAGCGGATCGGCTGGCCCGGCGAGTACCCGTACACCCGGGGCCTGCACCCCACCGGGTACCGGGGTCGCACCTGGACCATCCGGCAGTTCGCCGGCTTCGGCAACGCCGAGCAGACCAACGAGCGCTACCGCATGATCCTGGCCGCCGGCGGCGGCGGGCTCTCGGTGGCCTTCGACATGCCCACCCTCATGGGCCGCGACTCCGACGACCCGCGCTCGCTCGGCGAGGTCGGCCACTGCGGGGTGGCCATCGACTCCGCCGCCGACATGGAGATCCTCTTCCGGGACATCCCGCTCGGCGAGGTCACCACCTCCATGACCATCTCCGGTCCGGCCGTCCCGATCTTCTGCATGTACATCGTGGCCGCCGAGCGCCAGGGCGTGGACCCGGCCGTCCTCAACGGCACCCTCCAGACCGACATCTTCAAGGAGTACATCGCCCAGAAGGAGTGGCTGTTCCAGCCCGAGCCGCACCTGCGGCTGATCGGCGACCTGATGGAGCACTGCACCCGCACCATCCCCGCCTACAAGCCGCTGTCCGTCTCCGGCTACCACATCCGCGAGGCCGGGGCCACGGCGGCGCAGGAGCTGGCGTACACCCTGGCCGACGGCTTCGGCTACGTCGAACTGGGCCTCAGCCGCGGCCTGGACATCAACACCTTCTCCTCCGGGCTCTCCTTCTTCTTCGACGCCCACCTCGACTTCTTCGAGGAGATCGCCAAGTTCCGCGCCGCCCGCCGTATCTGGGCCCGCTGGATGCGCGAGGTGTACGGCGCCACCAGCGAGAAGGCGCTGTGGCTGCGCTTCCACACCCAGACCGCCGGGGTCTCCCTCACCGCCCAGCAGCCGTACAACAACGTCGTGCGCACCGCCGTCGAGGCGCTCTCCGCCGTCCTGGGCGGCACCAACTCGCTGCACACCAACGCCCTGGACGAGACCCTCGCGCTGCCCAGCGAGCGCGCCGCCGAGATCGCGCTGCGCACCCAGCAGGTCCTGATGGAGGAGACCGGCATCACCAACGTCGCCGATCCGCTGGGCGGCTCCTGGTACGTGGAGCAGCTCACCGACCGGATCGAGGCGGACGCCGAGAAGATCTTCGAGCAGATCAGGGAGCTGGGCGCCGGGCGCGCCGAGCACCCCATCGGGCCGATGACCTCGGGGCTGCTGCGCGGCATCGAGGACGGCTGGTTCACCGGGCACATCGCGGAGGCGGCGTTCCAGTACCAGCGCGCCCTGGAGAAGAACGACAAACGGATCGTCGGCGTCAACTGCCACACCGGATCGGTCACCGGCGAGCTGGAGATCCTGCGGGTCAGCCACGAGGTGGAGCACGAGCAGGTACGGGTGCTGGGCGCCCGCCGCGCCGCCCGGGACGACGCCGCCGTCCGTGCGGCCCTGGCGGAGCTGGTGCGGGTGGCGCGCACCGAGGACAACATGATCGAGCCCATGCTGAACGCCGTGCGCGCCGAGGCCACGCTGGGAGAGATCTGCGGCGTGCTCAAGGACGAGTGGGGCATCTACACCGAGCCGCCCGGCTTCTGA